A genome region from Streptosporangiales bacterium includes the following:
- the secY gene encoding preprotein translocase subunit SecY has product MSAFTRAFRTPDLRKKLLFVLFIIIVFRMGSIVPTPGVSYEAITRCAEAASGGENSSVYGLLNLFSGGALLRLSIFALGIMPYITASIIIQLLTVVIPRFEELKKEGPGGTSKLTQYTRYLTIALGILEATGYIAMARFGQLFGNAPGCSGDDIIPDQGVFTIIVMVFTMTAGVAVIMWLGELITDRGIGNGMSILIFCQIIAVFPSQLGAIFTQSKWKFAVVMVVGILLVAAVVFVEQAQRRIPLQYAKRMIGRKMYGGSSTYIPLKVNQAGVIPVIFASSLLYLPQLASLIWQDNQGFVSFVNRYLIKGDHPLYMAIYVLLILFFTFFYVSITFNPVEVADNMKKAGGFIPGIRPGRPTAEYLDFVLTRVTAPGSLYLAFISLIPLIAIGLVQATQQFPFGGTSLLIIVGVGLDTVKQIESQLQQRNYAGFLR; this is encoded by the coding sequence CTGTCGGCGTTCACCCGGGCGTTCCGCACCCCGGATCTGCGCAAGAAGCTGCTGTTCGTCCTGTTCATCATCATCGTGTTCCGGATGGGCTCGATCGTGCCCACACCCGGCGTCTCCTACGAGGCGATCACGAGGTGTGCGGAAGCGGCTTCGGGCGGTGAGAACAGCAGCGTCTACGGCCTGCTGAACCTCTTCAGCGGCGGTGCGCTGCTGCGGCTGTCGATCTTCGCGCTCGGCATCATGCCGTACATCACGGCGAGCATCATCATCCAGCTGCTCACCGTGGTGATCCCGCGCTTCGAGGAGCTGAAGAAGGAAGGACCGGGCGGCACCAGCAAGCTGACCCAGTACACCCGGTACCTCACCATCGCCCTGGGCATCCTCGAGGCGACCGGCTACATCGCCATGGCGCGGTTCGGCCAGCTGTTCGGCAACGCCCCCGGCTGTTCCGGCGACGACATCATCCCCGACCAGGGGGTCTTCACGATCATCGTGATGGTGTTCACGATGACCGCGGGCGTCGCCGTGATCATGTGGCTGGGCGAGCTGATCACCGACCGCGGCATCGGCAACGGCATGTCGATCCTGATCTTCTGCCAGATCATCGCGGTCTTCCCATCCCAGCTCGGCGCGATCTTCACCCAGAGCAAGTGGAAGTTCGCCGTCGTCATGGTGGTCGGCATCCTGCTCGTCGCCGCCGTCGTGTTCGTCGAGCAGGCACAGCGGCGCATCCCGCTGCAGTACGCGAAGCGCATGATCGGCCGCAAGATGTACGGCGGCAGCTCGACCTACATCCCGCTGAAGGTGAACCAGGCCGGTGTCATCCCGGTCATCTTCGCCTCGTCCCTGCTGTACCTGCCGCAGCTCGCCTCGCTGATCTGGCAGGACAACCAGGGGTTCGTGTCGTTCGTGAACAGGTACCTGATCAAGGGCGACCACCCGCTCTACATGGCCATCTACGTCCTCCTGATCTTGTTCTTCACGTTCTTCTACGTGAGCATCACGTTCAACCCGGTCGAGGTCGCGGACAACATGAAGAAGGCCGGCGGCTTCATCCCGGGCATCCGCCCGGGCCGGCCGACCGCCGAGTACCTCGACTTCGTCCTGACGAGGGTCACCGCCCCAGGATCGCTGTACCTTGCCTTCATCTCGTTGATCCCGCTCATCGCGATCGGCCTGGTACAGGCGACCCAGCAGTTCCCGTTCGGCGGTACCAGCCTGCTGATCATCGTTGGCGTCGGTCTCGACACGGTCAAACAGATCGAGAGCCAGCTCCAGCAGCGCAACTACGCGGGCTTCCTGCGGTAG
- a CDS encoding adenylate kinase, translated as MRIVLVGPPGAGKGTQAQFISSHLAIANISTGDLFRANVSQGTPLGVEAKRYMDTGDLVPDEVTIKMVRERLAEEDARDGFLLDGFPRTVPQAEVLGGMLDELDRGLDVVLELVVDDDEVVRRLAGRRTCRQCGTVWHIDFDPPTDANSCDHCGGELFQRDDDREETVRHRLEVYNDQTAPLVAYYADRGILVGIDATGPVEEVTDRAIGALNPLDNAWS; from the coding sequence ATGCGCATCGTGCTGGTCGGTCCTCCTGGAGCGGGCAAGGGGACCCAGGCTCAGTTCATCAGCTCCCACCTGGCGATCGCCAACATCTCCACCGGTGACCTGTTCCGGGCCAACGTCAGCCAGGGCACGCCGCTCGGCGTCGAGGCCAAGAGGTACATGGACACCGGCGACCTCGTGCCCGACGAGGTGACGATCAAGATGGTCCGTGAGCGACTGGCCGAGGAGGACGCCCGCGACGGGTTCCTCCTCGACGGCTTCCCCCGCACCGTGCCGCAGGCCGAGGTGCTCGGCGGCATGCTCGACGAGCTCGACCGCGGCCTCGACGTCGTGCTCGAGCTCGTTGTCGACGACGACGAGGTCGTCCGCCGGCTCGCCGGCAGGCGCACCTGCCGCCAGTGCGGCACCGTCTGGCACATCGACTTCGACCCGCCGACCGACGCCAACTCCTGCGACCACTGCGGCGGCGAGCTGTTCCAGCGCGACGACGACCGCGAGGAGACCGTCCGCCACCGCCTCGAGGTCTACAACGACCAGACCGCGCCGCTCGTCGCGTACTACGCCGACCGGGGCATCCTCGTCGGCATCGACGCCACGGGGCCGGTCGAGGAGGTCACCGACCGTGCGATCGGCGCGCTGAACCCCCTCGATAACGCCTGGTCCTGA
- the map gene encoding type I methionyl aminopeptidase, producing the protein MVEMKSEAEIAHMREAGLVVARTLRTVSAAVAPGVTTGELDEIAEESIRAAGAVPSFLGYQGFPACICTSVNDEVVHGIPSTERVLRDGDVVSIDCGAIIDGWHGDAAVTVAVGEVSGELQTLMETTETSLWRGLAVARPGGRLVDIGRAVEDTVRAAGTYGIPREYGGHGIGTAMHQEPFVANYATRRGGASRRLEPGLVLAVEPMVTLGTHRSRVLDDEWTVVTRDGSYAAHFEHTVAVTERGPWVLTAFDGGRQLLGDAYGGPAEADAGNDVDNATAGASPGLAGDDVR; encoded by the coding sequence ATGGTGGAGATGAAGTCCGAGGCCGAGATCGCGCACATGCGCGAGGCCGGCCTGGTGGTGGCCCGCACGCTTCGTACCGTGTCCGCCGCCGTGGCACCGGGCGTGACGACCGGCGAGCTCGACGAGATCGCCGAGGAGTCGATCCGCGCCGCAGGCGCGGTGCCGAGCTTCCTCGGCTACCAGGGCTTCCCCGCCTGCATCTGCACGTCGGTGAACGACGAGGTCGTGCACGGCATCCCGAGCACGGAGCGGGTGCTCCGCGACGGCGACGTCGTCTCGATCGACTGTGGCGCGATCATCGACGGGTGGCACGGCGACGCTGCCGTCACCGTCGCGGTCGGTGAGGTGTCCGGCGAGCTGCAGACTCTGATGGAGACGACCGAGACCTCGCTGTGGCGCGGCCTCGCCGTCGCGCGTCCCGGCGGGCGGCTGGTCGACATCGGCAGGGCCGTCGAGGACACCGTCCGCGCGGCGGGGACGTACGGCATCCCGCGTGAGTACGGGGGTCACGGTATCGGCACCGCGATGCACCAGGAGCCCTTCGTCGCCAACTACGCCACCCGCAGGGGCGGGGCGTCGCGGCGCCTCGAGCCGGGGCTGGTCCTCGCCGTGGAGCCGATGGTGACGCTGGGCACGCACCGGTCCCGGGTGCTCGACGACGAGTGGACCGTGGTCACCAGGGACGGCTCGTACGCCGCGCACTTCGAGCACACGGTCGCGGTCACGGAGCGCGGGCCGTGGGTGCTCACCGCGTTCGACGGCGGCCGGCAGCTCCTCGGCGACGCATACGGCGGTCCGGCGGAGGCCGACGCAGGCAACGACGTGGACAACGCCACCGCGGGCGCGTCCCCAGGGCTGGCAGGTGATGATGTCCGATAA
- a CDS encoding DUF1707 domain-containing protein has product MSDNHPELRCADSDRERVAEELREHYADGRLTLEEFHERSDAAYAAKTFGELVPLTGDLPARVPSTAEAKPAKREVLDADARKRLAAMWGPWASVSVICFAIWLFSMLASGMQWIYPWPLWVAGPWGIMLLAGTLGGARSQQRHVEQRRQRLERRRGGSDDPHGRYPHREL; this is encoded by the coding sequence ATGTCCGATAACCACCCGGAGCTGCGTTGTGCCGACTCCGACCGCGAGCGCGTGGCCGAGGAGCTTCGCGAGCACTACGCGGACGGCCGGCTCACCCTCGAGGAGTTCCACGAGCGGTCCGACGCGGCGTACGCCGCCAAGACGTTCGGCGAGCTCGTCCCGCTGACCGGTGACCTGCCCGCGCGCGTACCGAGCACGGCCGAGGCCAAGCCGGCGAAGCGGGAGGTGCTCGACGCGGACGCCCGCAAGCGGCTCGCCGCCATGTGGGGTCCGTGGGCGTCGGTGTCCGTCATCTGCTTCGCCATCTGGCTCTTCTCGATGCTGGCGAGCGGGATGCAGTGGATCTACCCCTGGCCGCTCTGGGTCGCCGGACCGTGGGGCATCATGCTGCTCGCCGGCACGCTCGGCGGCGCCAGGTCGCAGCAGCGCCACGTGGAGCAGCGGCGGCAGCGCCTGGAGCGGCGCCGCGGTGGCAGCGACGACCCGCACGGGCGCTACCCCCACCGCGAGCTCTAG
- the infA gene encoding translation initiation factor IF-1 produces MPKKEGVIEVEGTVVESLPNATFRVELENGHKVLAHISGKMRMHYIRILPDDRVVVELSPYDLSRGRIVFRYR; encoded by the coding sequence ATGCCCAAGAAGGAAGGTGTCATCGAGGTCGAGGGCACCGTCGTCGAGTCTCTTCCCAACGCCACGTTCCGGGTCGAGCTCGAGAACGGGCACAAGGTGCTCGCGCACATCAGCGGCAAGATGCGGATGCACTACATCCGGATCCTGCCCGACGACCGCGTCGTCGTCGAGCTCAGCCCCTACGACCTGTCTCGCGGTCGGATCGTGTTCCGCTACCGATGA
- the rpmJ gene encoding 50S ribosomal protein L36 produces MKVQPSVKKICDKCKVIRRHGRIMVICENPRHKQRQG; encoded by the coding sequence ATGAAGGTCCAACCGAGCGTCAAGAAGATCTGCGACAAGTGCAAGGTGATCCGGCGTCACGGCCGCATCATGGTGATCTGCGAGAACCCCCGCCACAAGCAGCGGCAGGGTTGA
- the rpsM gene encoding 30S ribosomal protein S13: protein MARLVGVDLPRDKRVEVALTYIFGMGRTRAQQTIAGTGVDPNRRVHQLGDEELVKLRDWIEDHYQIEGDLRREVAADIRRKVEIGCYQGIRHRRGLPVHGQRTHTNARTRKGRRKTVAGKKKATKK, encoded by the coding sequence ATGGCACGTCTCGTCGGCGTCGACCTCCCGCGTGACAAGCGGGTCGAGGTCGCGCTCACCTACATCTTCGGCATGGGGCGCACCCGTGCGCAGCAGACCATCGCCGGCACCGGCGTCGATCCCAACCGCCGCGTCCACCAGCTCGGTGACGAGGAGCTCGTCAAGCTGCGCGACTGGATCGAGGACCACTACCAGATCGAGGGTGACCTGCGGCGCGAGGTCGCAGCGGACATCCGCCGCAAGGTCGAGATCGGGTGCTACCAGGGCATCCGGCACCGCCGCGGCCTGCCGGTCCACGGCCAGCGCACCCACACCAACGCGCGCACCCGCAAGGGTCGCCGCAAGACCGTCGCCGGCAAGAAGAAGGCGACCAAGAAGTAG
- the rpsK gene encoding 30S ribosomal protein S11, with product MPPKTRTGAAKKVRRKERKNVAHGHAHIKSTFNNTVISITDPVGNVIAWSSSGQVGFKGSRKSTPFAAQLAAEAAARRAMEHGMRKVDVYVRGPGSGRETAIRSLSAVGLEVGSIQDVTPSPHNGCRPPKRRRV from the coding sequence ATGCCGCCGAAGACTCGTACCGGCGCCGCCAAGAAGGTGCGCCGCAAGGAAAGAAAGAACGTCGCCCACGGGCACGCTCACATCAAGAGCACGTTCAACAACACCGTCATCTCGATCACCGACCCGGTGGGCAACGTGATCGCCTGGTCGAGCTCCGGCCAGGTGGGCTTCAAGGGTTCGCGCAAGTCGACCCCGTTCGCCGCGCAGCTCGCGGCGGAGGCCGCCGCGCGGCGTGCGATGGAGCACGGCATGCGCAAGGTCGACGTCTACGTCCGCGGCCCGGGCTCCGGACGCGAGACCGCGATCCGTTCGCTGTCCGCCGTCGGACTCGAGGTCGGCTCGATCCAGGACGTCACCCCGAGCCCGCACAACGGTTGCCGTCCGCCGAAGCGCCGGCGAGTCTGA